The following proteins are co-located in the Rippkaea orientalis PCC 8801 genome:
- a CDS encoding nucleoside deaminase translates to MDEFMKAAIAEAKQGLQEGGIPIGSVLVKGDQIIGKGHNKRVQDGDPVTHAEIDCLRNAGRIGNYQDTVLYSTLMPCYLCAGAVVQFGIKKVIAGESQTFPGAREFMESHGVEVIDLNLGECQQLMQEFIEKNPQLWNEDIGK, encoded by the coding sequence ATGGATGAATTTATGAAAGCCGCGATCGCTGAAGCCAAACAAGGCCTTCAAGAAGGAGGCATTCCGATTGGTTCAGTATTAGTAAAAGGGGATCAAATTATTGGCAAGGGTCATAATAAACGGGTTCAGGATGGTGATCCCGTGACCCATGCTGAAATCGATTGTCTGCGCAATGCCGGACGGATTGGTAATTATCAAGATACTGTCCTGTATTCGACGTTAATGCCTTGTTATTTATGTGCCGGGGCTGTGGTTCAATTTGGCATTAAAAAAGTGATTGCCGGAGAATCACAAACATTCCCCGGAGCGAGGGAATTTATGGAATCCCACGGAGTTGAAGTGATTGACTTGAACTTAGGAGAATGTCAACAATTAATGCAGGAATTTATCGAAAAAAATCCTCAACTTTGGAACGAAGATATTGGGAAATAA
- the grpE gene encoding nucleotide exchange factor GrpE, producing the protein MSRCTHLKLLEKLTMTNEQELQETTLETPELSQPFQETSGEGEIESPEARESTPVEGDSQAVEAEIAEEQAPQEELTPEQIIASLTQEIASLTEKLGQENQQFETLKKRYIAQAAEFDNFRKRTEKEKKELETQVKCRTIKELLPVVDNFERARNQIEPADEGEAVIHKSYQGVYKNLVDSLKRLGVSPMRPEGEPFDPLYHEAMLREPTNDYPEGTVLEQLIRGYLLGDQVLRHAMVKVAAPQEPSVTPEESPAQAEANA; encoded by the coding sequence ATGAGTCGTTGTACTCATCTTAAGCTTTTAGAGAAACTGACTATGACCAACGAGCAAGAACTACAAGAAACCACCTTAGAAACCCCCGAACTATCCCAACCCTTCCAAGAAACCTCTGGAGAAGGCGAGATCGAATCCCCCGAAGCGCGAGAGTCAACTCCCGTAGAAGGGGACTCCCAGGCAGTTGAAGCCGAAATAGCCGAGGAACAAGCCCCCCAAGAGGAGCTTACCCCCGAACAAATTATTGCCAGCTTAACTCAAGAAATCGCCTCATTAACCGAAAAACTTGGCCAAGAAAACCAACAATTTGAAACCTTGAAAAAGCGGTATATTGCCCAAGCCGCAGAATTTGATAATTTCCGTAAAAGAACCGAAAAAGAGAAAAAAGAACTAGAAACGCAAGTTAAATGTCGAACCATCAAAGAATTATTGCCCGTCGTTGATAACTTTGAACGAGCCAGAAACCAAATTGAACCCGCCGACGAAGGAGAAGCCGTCATCCACAAAAGTTATCAAGGGGTCTATAAAAACCTCGTCGATAGCCTCAAACGCCTGGGAGTTTCCCCAATGCGTCCCGAAGGAGAACCCTTTGATCCCCTTTATCACGAAGCTATGCTACGCGAACCCACCAATGACTATCCCGAAGGAACCGTACTCGAACAGTTGATTAGAGGGTATTTGCTAGGAGATCAAGTATTACGCCATGCTATGGTCAAAGTAGCAGCCCCCCAAGAACCCAGTGTTACCCCAGAAGAATCCCCTGCCCAAGCCGAAGCCAATGCTTGA
- a CDS encoding tyrosine-type recombinase/integrase, which produces MLYGTGLGQTECLQLRVKDIDFAQNQVIVRDGKGMESRVTMLPISLAGELKFHLEIVKRLHQQDLDKGYGSVYLPFALERKYKNADRDIDEKFKETLI; this is translated from the coding sequence TTGCTTTATGGGACAGGATTAGGTCAAACAGAATGTTTACAATTACGAGTTAAGGATATAGATTTTGCTCAAAACCAAGTAATTGTTAGAGATGGAAAAGGCATGGAAAGTCGAGTCACAATGTTACCGATAAGTTTAGCTGGAGAATTAAAGTTTCATTTAGAAATTGTCAAACGGTTACATCAACAGGATTTAGATAAAGGTTATGGTTCAGTTTACTTGCCTTTTGCTTTAGAGAGAAAGTATAAAAATGCAGATCGGGACATTGACGAGAAGTTCAAGGAAACCTTAATTTGA
- a CDS encoding DUF4912 domain-containing protein, producing the protein MVPKQTPLEEMTLRQLRRVASQYNISRYSRMRKEQLITALRQAMREETVPYPSTVEGEQAIEAAKFDVGQEDVIGGLLSSVDDQLGDLPDGYGDSRIVLLPRDPQWAYAYWDVPNEAKEALRQQGGKQLALRLYDVTHIDLNYHRPHSVQEYVCDESVREWYIPIPVSDRHYLLDIGYRCFDGRWLILARSAPVRIPSVYPSDWVEDIFITVDWNEDLQGKTLCHLVSPGQTGDGSFIYDDIFALGDSVFGSIPHIAGSLVSSYIFPSGVGSWAFPTESGLNMSGLGLSASGVPEQPRKFWLVADAELIVYGATEPDAIVTIGGHPIKLNPDGTFRFQMSFQDGLIDYPIVALASDGEQSRSIHMKFTRETPDRQTNSKEEAVLEWP; encoded by the coding sequence ATGGTGCCCAAGCAAACCCCTTTAGAAGAAATGACCCTTAGACAGCTACGAAGAGTAGCCAGCCAATATAACATCTCTCGTTACAGTCGAATGCGCAAAGAACAATTAATCACGGCACTCCGACAAGCCATGAGAGAAGAGACTGTCCCTTATCCATCCACAGTTGAGGGAGAACAAGCAATAGAAGCCGCTAAATTTGACGTGGGTCAAGAAGATGTCATCGGTGGACTTTTATCCTCAGTCGATGATCAACTCGGTGATCTGCCAGATGGTTATGGAGATAGTCGCATTGTTCTTTTACCCCGTGATCCCCAATGGGCCTATGCTTATTGGGATGTCCCCAACGAAGCTAAAGAAGCCTTACGTCAGCAAGGGGGAAAACAATTAGCCCTACGTCTATACGATGTCACCCATATCGATCTTAATTATCATCGACCCCATAGTGTCCAAGAATACGTCTGTGATGAATCGGTCAGAGAATGGTACATACCGATTCCAGTCAGCGATCGCCACTACCTTCTTGATATCGGCTATCGTTGCTTTGATGGTCGCTGGTTAATTCTCGCCCGTTCTGCCCCCGTGCGTATCCCCTCGGTCTATCCTTCTGACTGGGTAGAAGATATCTTTATTACCGTTGACTGGAACGAAGACCTACAAGGAAAAACCCTCTGTCATCTGGTGTCCCCAGGTCAAACCGGGGACGGCAGCTTTATCTATGACGACATTTTTGCCCTAGGAGACTCGGTTTTTGGGTCAATACCCCATATTGCAGGTTCTCTGGTGAGTTCCTATATCTTTCCTTCAGGGGTTGGTTCCTGGGCATTTCCGACGGAATCTGGTTTGAATATGTCCGGTTTAGGGTTGTCCGCTTCAGGCGTTCCCGAACAACCGCGTAAGTTCTGGTTAGTCGCTGATGCAGAATTAATCGTCTATGGGGCAACCGAACCCGATGCGATCGTGACGATTGGGGGTCATCCGATCAAACTCAATCCCGATGGCACTTTCCGCTTCCAGATGTCTTTTCAGGATGGACTGATTGACTATCCGATTGTTGCGTTAGCGTCAGATGGAGAACAAAGTCGTTCCATTCACATGAAATTTACGCGGGAAACCCCCGATCGCCAAACCAATAGTAAAGAAGAAGCGGTTTTAGAATGGCCTTAG
- a CDS encoding SDR family oxidoreductase, whose protein sequence is MLNVENKVIAITGASSGIGEATAKLLAENGAKVVLGARRTERLEKIVDEIRRQGGSAEFKTVNVADREDMKAFIHFAKDTFGRIDVIFNNAGVMPLSPMNALKVQEWDNMINVNINGVLNGIAAGLPIMEAQGGGQFINTASIGAHVVVPTGAVYCATKYAVWAISEGLRQESKNIRVTTISPGVVETELGSDITDDSAEEALKEFRKTALTPDAIARAVLYAVSQPDDVDVNEMVVRPTASAF, encoded by the coding sequence ATGTTAAATGTAGAGAACAAAGTCATTGCTATTACTGGTGCGAGTAGCGGCATTGGTGAAGCCACTGCCAAGTTACTGGCTGAAAATGGCGCAAAGGTTGTTTTGGGAGCACGGCGTACAGAAAGGCTAGAAAAGATTGTTGATGAGATCCGTCGTCAGGGTGGCTCAGCAGAATTCAAAACGGTGAACGTTGCTGATCGTGAGGATATGAAAGCGTTCATTCACTTTGCCAAAGACACCTTTGGTCGAATTGATGTCATTTTCAACAACGCCGGTGTCATGCCTTTGTCCCCAATGAATGCCTTAAAAGTTCAGGAATGGGACAATATGATCAACGTCAACATCAACGGGGTATTGAATGGCATTGCGGCGGGTCTACCAATCATGGAAGCACAAGGCGGGGGGCAGTTTATCAACACTGCATCCATTGGTGCCCATGTGGTGGTACCAACTGGCGCAGTCTACTGTGCAACCAAATACGCGGTTTGGGCAATCTCCGAAGGACTGAGGCAGGAATCGAAAAACATCCGCGTGACCACGATCTCTCCCGGTGTCGTAGAAACAGAGCTGGGTTCTGATATCACAGACGATTCAGCAGAAGAGGCATTGAAAGAATTTCGCAAAACTGCCCTAACCCCGGATGCGATCGCCAGAGCCGTTTTATATGCCGTATCCCAGCCCGACGATGTGGATGTCAATGAAATGGTTGTTCGCCCGACTGCCAGTGCTTTCTAG
- a CDS encoding hemolysin XhlA family protein codes for MSQPPISVSYSLEDILKRIEDKIDNNHKDVNQRLDKIDDRFIKIDERLNNLEKGQAKLEAKLEAIDTDVKELRGSSRAQIWTLIGILTTAVASFLVAVGRFVIAGNPLDISTLC; via the coding sequence ATGAGTCAGCCACCCATTAGCGTTAGCTATTCTTTAGAGGACATTCTTAAACGCATCGAGGACAAAATAGACAACAACCATAAAGACGTTAATCAAAGGTTAGACAAGATTGATGACCGATTTATCAAGATTGATGAACGTCTTAACAACCTAGAGAAAGGACAAGCCAAGCTAGAAGCTAAGTTAGAAGCCATTGACACGGATGTTAAAGAACTTAGGGGGTCATCACGGGCTCAAATCTGGACGCTTATAGGCATTTTAACAACAGCCGTCGCCAGTTTTCTAGTAGCGGTGGGAAGATTCGTTATTGCTGGCAATCCCCTAGACATTAGTACACTTTGTTGA